The following are encoded together in the Brassica napus cultivar Da-Ae chromosome A9, Da-Ae, whole genome shotgun sequence genome:
- the LOC106434979 gene encoding nuclear pore complex protein NUP98B isoform X2, translating into MFGASNPFGQGSSSSSPFGTQTQSVFGQNNNASSNNPFAPKPFGASSPFGAQTGGSMFGGTSTGVFGQAQASSPFGASSPFGAQTGGSMFGGTSTGVFGQAQASSPFGASSQGFGSSTPSFGAPSAPAFGNSPSPFGGTSTFGQNGFSTPQSSPFGSTTQQSQPAFGNSTFGSSTPFGASTTPAFGSTNTSAFGASSTPAFGSTNTSAFGASSTPAFGVSPTPAFGNSGTAFGNNAFGSGGASGTPGFGASTTPAFGASTTPAFGFGSSPAFGQTTHSPFGAQGSQSSNSTTFGNQQQGGSRIIPYTSTIDAESGTGAPGKLQSISAMTVHKEKCHEELRWEDFQRGDKGGKLPAGQASVFSQPTNPFGQTSTNPTQAFQSTIAPNPNSFGQTAPTPSPFGQTSANPTTAFQSTITPNPNPFGQTAPTPSPFGQTSANPTNPFQSTPNPFSQNTPATNTNFSSPFGQPTTPSLFGTSSNTTPGFAPSSGFAATTTQPFGPSNTPSFASSSVFNSSGSSPSLFSSTPAQGSTPAFSSGNFNNSQSAQLFSSNPSFAQTGFGQNTNTQPSIFSTPSTGFPNMSTSFPSSIAPLSQTKPSGPTLQQSTQPTQPSFSFNNSGQTQTAAAGGLSFCPVNFGQVPASQPNPVSNLTATQPNPVASPFGTLPAVPQISIGQGGNSPSIQYGISSLPVVDRPAPARVSSLLTSRHLLQRRVMLPARKYRAGDDSPKVPFFSDEENSNTPRADAFLTPRENPRALLIRSLKKETAAPLKDETTPLQENGKRSNGVITNGANNENKSNGEVRDAPPVKANETHENHGGDKNGAKSSPSRAEVESLLPKLHHAEYFTEPRVQELAAKERANPGYTGRVRDFVVGRHGYGSIKFLGETDVRKLDLEKLVQFNNREVLVYMDESQKPPVGQGLNKPAEVTLLNIKCMDKKSGKQVKEGPRVEKYKEMLKRKAEEQGAEFVSYDAVNGEWKFKVEHF; encoded by the exons ATGTTTGGCGCATCTAATC CTTTTGGACAGGGATCTAGCAGCAGCAGTCCTTTTGGGACCCAAACTCAATCTGTGTTTGGTCAGAACAACAACGCGTCTAGTAATAATCCCTTTGCGCCAAAGCCCTTTGGTGCTTCTAGTCCTTTTGGCGCGCAGACTGGTGGTTCTATGTTTGGAGGCACTTCAACCGGTGTGTTTGGTCAGGCTCAAGCTTCTTCCCCTTTTGGTGCTTCTAGTCCTTTTGGTGCGCAGACCGGTGGTTCTATGTTTGGAGGTACTTCAACCGGTGTGTTTGGTCAGGCTCAAGCTTCTTCCCCTTTTGGTGCTTCATCACAAGGGTTTGGGAGCTCTACTCCGAGCTTTGGAGCACCTTCTGCTCCTGCCTTTGGCAATTCTCCTTCACCTTTTGGTG GCACTTCAACATTTGGACAGAATGGCTTCTCAACGCCTCAGTCAAGTCCTTTCGGAAGCACCACACAACAGTCACAGCCTGCTTTTGGAAACAGCACTTTCGGGTCATCTACACCCTTTGGTGCCTCCACCACTCCTGCCTTTGGCTCTACGAATACATCTGCCTTCGGCGCCTCAAGCACACCTGCCTTCGGCTCCACCAATACATCTGCCTTCGGTGCCTCAAGCACACCTGCATTTGGCGTGTCACCCACTCCTGCCTTTGGTAACTCTGGCACTGCATTTGGCAACAATGCTTTTGGTTCTGGAGGTGCTTCAGGTACACCTGGGTTTGGCGCTTCAACCACTCCTGCGTTTGGCGCTTCAACCACTCCTGCCTTTGGTTTTGGCTCCTCCCCAGCTTTCGGACAGACTACGCATTCTCCCTTTGGAGCTCAAG GTTCTCAGTCTTCGAACTCAACAACCTTTGGAAATCAACAACAGGGTGGTAGTAGAATCATTCCATATACATCTACAATAGATGCAGAGTCTGGAACTGGAGCCCCTGGGAAGCTACAATCAATTTCTGCTATGACTGTCCACAAAGAAAAATGCCATGAGGAGCTCAGGTGGGAGGACTTCCAGCGGGGAGATAAAG GTGGAAAACTTCCTGCGGGTCAAGCTAGTGTGTTCTCTCAGCCCACGAACCCTTTCGGCCAGAC ATCTACAAATCCAACACAAGCCTTTCAAAGCACAATAGCCCCAAACCCAAACTCTTTCGGCCAAACAGCACCAACCCCCAGTCCTTTCGGCCAGACATCTGCAAACCCAACAACCGCCTTTCAAAGCACAAtaaccccaaacccaaacccttTCGGCCAGACAGCACCAACCCCAAGCCCTTTCGGCCAGACATCTGCAAACCCAACAAACCCCTTTCAAAGCACACCAAACCCTTTCAGCCAGAACACTCCAGCAACTAACACAAATTTCTCGTCTCCTTTTGGCCAACCTACTACCCCATCCTTGTTTGGAACTTCATCAAATACCACACCCGGTTTTGCACCATCCTCTGGTTTTGCAGCAACCACTACGCAGCCATTTGGTCCATCAAACACTCCTTCATTTGCCTCTTCGTCAGTCTTCAATTCTTCTGGCTCCTCTCCGTCACTGTTTAGTTCGACTCCTGCACAAGGGTCAACTCCAGCATTTAGCAGTGGAAACTTTAACAACAGTCAGTCAGCTCAGCTGTTTAGCTCAAACCCCTCATTTGCACAGACTGGGTTTGGACAAAATACAAATACCCAACCTAGCATTTTCAGTACACCTTCCACTGGATTCCCAAACATGTCTACAAGCTTTCCATCAAGCATCGCTCCCTTAAGTCAAACAAAg CCTTCTGGTCCGACACTCCAGCAATCAACTCAGCCAACTCAACCATCTTTCAGTTTCAACAACTCTGGTCAGACTCAAACAGCCGCTGCAGGTGGATTGTCATTTTGTCCAGTCAACTTCGGACAAGT GCCTGCTTCGCAACCAAACCCTGTAAGTAACCTCACTGCTACGCAACCAAACCCTGTTGCAAGCCCATTTGGAACGCTTCCTGCTGTGCCTCAGATTTCAATTGGTCAAGGTGGAAATTCACCTTCGATTCAGTATGGAATCTCCAGCTTGCCT GTCGTTGATAGACCTGCACCGGCCAGAGTGTCATCGCTCCTGACTTCTCGACATCTTTTGCAAAGACGGGTCATGCTGCCTGCAAGAAAGTACCGTGCTGGGGATGATAGTCCGAAG GTTCCATTCTTCAGTGATGAAGAGAACTCCAATACACCTAGGGCTGATGCGTTTCTCACTCCAAGGGAAAACCCGAGAGCTTTGTTAATACGCTCACTTAAAAAGGAAACAGCAGCACCGCTGAAGGATGAGACGACCCCTCTGCAGGAGAATG GTAAGAGATCGAATGGGGTTATTACTAATGGAGCTAACAACGAGA ATAAGAGTAATGGTGAAGTTCGTGATGCTCCTCCGGTAAAAGCCAATGAGACACATGAAAATCACGGAGGCGACAAGAACGGCGCAAAGAGTTCACCAAGTAGAGCAGAGGTCGAGTCATTGCTGCCAAAGCTGCATCACGCTGAGTATTTCACAGAGCCCCGGGTCCAAGAACTAGCTGCAAAGGAAAGGGCTAATCCTGGTTATACCGGACGGGTGAGGGACTTTGTTGTCGGGAGACACGGTTACGGCAGCATAAAGTTTCTAGGAGAGACGGATGTGCGTAAGCTCGACTTGGAAAAGTTGGTTCAGTTCAACAACAGGGAAGTGCTTGTGTACATGGACGAGAGCCAGAAACCTCCTGTTGGTCAGGGACTGAACAAGCCAGCGGAAGTAACGTTGCTCAACATAAAATGCATGGACAAGAAGAGCGGGAAGCAAGTGAAGGAAGGCCCGAGGGTGGAGAAGTATAAGGAAATGCTCAAGAGGAAAGCTGAAGAACAAGGAGCTGAGTTTGTGTCTTATGATGCTGTGAATGGCGAGTGGAAGTTTAAGGTCGAACATTTTTAG
- the LOC106434979 gene encoding nuclear pore complex protein NUP98B isoform X1, with protein MFGASNPFGQGSSSSSPFGTQTQSVFGQNNNASSNNPFAPKPFGASSPFGAQTGGSMFGGTSTGVFGQAQASSPFGASSPFGAQTGGSMFGGTSTGVFGQAQASSPFGASSQGFGSSTPSFGAPSAPAFGNSPSPFGGTSTFGQNGFSTPQSSPFGSTTQQSQPAFGNSTFGSSTPFGASTTPAFGSTNTSAFGASSTPAFGSTNTSAFGASSTPAFGVSPTPAFGNSGTAFGNNAFGSGGASGTPGFGASTTPAFGASTTPAFGFGSSPAFGQTTHSPFGAQGSQSSNSTTFGNQQQGGSRIIPYTSTIDAESGTGAPGKLQSISAMTVHKEKCHEELRWEDFQRGDKGGKLPAGQASVFSQPTNPFGQTSTNPTNPTHTFQSTIAPKPNPFGQTSTNPNPFGQTSTNPNPFGQTSTNPTQAFQSTIAPNPNSFGQTAPTPSPFGQTSANPTTAFQSTITPNPNPFGQTAPTPSPFGQTSANPTNPFQSTPNPFSQNTPATNTNFSSPFGQPTTPSLFGTSSNTTPGFAPSSGFAATTTQPFGPSNTPSFASSSVFNSSGSSPSLFSSTPAQGSTPAFSSGNFNNSQSAQLFSSNPSFAQTGFGQNTNTQPSIFSTPSTGFPNMSTSFPSSIAPLSQTKPSGPTLQQSTQPTQPSFSFNNSGQTQTAAAGGLSFCPVNFGQVPASQPNPVSNLTATQPNPVASPFGTLPAVPQISIGQGGNSPSIQYGISSLPVVDRPAPARVSSLLTSRHLLQRRVMLPARKYRAGDDSPKVPFFSDEENSNTPRADAFLTPRENPRALLIRSLKKETAAPLKDETTPLQENGKRSNGVITNGANNENKSNGEVRDAPPVKANETHENHGGDKNGAKSSPSRAEVESLLPKLHHAEYFTEPRVQELAAKERANPGYTGRVRDFVVGRHGYGSIKFLGETDVRKLDLEKLVQFNNREVLVYMDESQKPPVGQGLNKPAEVTLLNIKCMDKKSGKQVKEGPRVEKYKEMLKRKAEEQGAEFVSYDAVNGEWKFKVEHF; from the exons ATGTTTGGCGCATCTAATC CTTTTGGACAGGGATCTAGCAGCAGCAGTCCTTTTGGGACCCAAACTCAATCTGTGTTTGGTCAGAACAACAACGCGTCTAGTAATAATCCCTTTGCGCCAAAGCCCTTTGGTGCTTCTAGTCCTTTTGGCGCGCAGACTGGTGGTTCTATGTTTGGAGGCACTTCAACCGGTGTGTTTGGTCAGGCTCAAGCTTCTTCCCCTTTTGGTGCTTCTAGTCCTTTTGGTGCGCAGACCGGTGGTTCTATGTTTGGAGGTACTTCAACCGGTGTGTTTGGTCAGGCTCAAGCTTCTTCCCCTTTTGGTGCTTCATCACAAGGGTTTGGGAGCTCTACTCCGAGCTTTGGAGCACCTTCTGCTCCTGCCTTTGGCAATTCTCCTTCACCTTTTGGTG GCACTTCAACATTTGGACAGAATGGCTTCTCAACGCCTCAGTCAAGTCCTTTCGGAAGCACCACACAACAGTCACAGCCTGCTTTTGGAAACAGCACTTTCGGGTCATCTACACCCTTTGGTGCCTCCACCACTCCTGCCTTTGGCTCTACGAATACATCTGCCTTCGGCGCCTCAAGCACACCTGCCTTCGGCTCCACCAATACATCTGCCTTCGGTGCCTCAAGCACACCTGCATTTGGCGTGTCACCCACTCCTGCCTTTGGTAACTCTGGCACTGCATTTGGCAACAATGCTTTTGGTTCTGGAGGTGCTTCAGGTACACCTGGGTTTGGCGCTTCAACCACTCCTGCGTTTGGCGCTTCAACCACTCCTGCCTTTGGTTTTGGCTCCTCCCCAGCTTTCGGACAGACTACGCATTCTCCCTTTGGAGCTCAAG GTTCTCAGTCTTCGAACTCAACAACCTTTGGAAATCAACAACAGGGTGGTAGTAGAATCATTCCATATACATCTACAATAGATGCAGAGTCTGGAACTGGAGCCCCTGGGAAGCTACAATCAATTTCTGCTATGACTGTCCACAAAGAAAAATGCCATGAGGAGCTCAGGTGGGAGGACTTCCAGCGGGGAGATAAAG GTGGAAAACTTCCTGCGGGTCAAGCTAGTGTGTTCTCTCAGCCCACGAACCCTTTCGGCCAGACATCTACCAATCCTACAAATCCAACACACACCTTTCAAAGCACAATAGCCCCAAAACCAAACCCTTTCGGCCAGACATCTACAAACCCAAACCCTTTCGGCCAGACATCTACAAACCCAAACCCTTTCGGCCAGACATCTACAAATCCAACACAAGCCTTTCAAAGCACAATAGCCCCAAACCCAAACTCTTTCGGCCAAACAGCACCAACCCCCAGTCCTTTCGGCCAGACATCTGCAAACCCAACAACCGCCTTTCAAAGCACAAtaaccccaaacccaaacccttTCGGCCAGACAGCACCAACCCCAAGCCCTTTCGGCCAGACATCTGCAAACCCAACAAACCCCTTTCAAAGCACACCAAACCCTTTCAGCCAGAACACTCCAGCAACTAACACAAATTTCTCGTCTCCTTTTGGCCAACCTACTACCCCATCCTTGTTTGGAACTTCATCAAATACCACACCCGGTTTTGCACCATCCTCTGGTTTTGCAGCAACCACTACGCAGCCATTTGGTCCATCAAACACTCCTTCATTTGCCTCTTCGTCAGTCTTCAATTCTTCTGGCTCCTCTCCGTCACTGTTTAGTTCGACTCCTGCACAAGGGTCAACTCCAGCATTTAGCAGTGGAAACTTTAACAACAGTCAGTCAGCTCAGCTGTTTAGCTCAAACCCCTCATTTGCACAGACTGGGTTTGGACAAAATACAAATACCCAACCTAGCATTTTCAGTACACCTTCCACTGGATTCCCAAACATGTCTACAAGCTTTCCATCAAGCATCGCTCCCTTAAGTCAAACAAAg CCTTCTGGTCCGACACTCCAGCAATCAACTCAGCCAACTCAACCATCTTTCAGTTTCAACAACTCTGGTCAGACTCAAACAGCCGCTGCAGGTGGATTGTCATTTTGTCCAGTCAACTTCGGACAAGT GCCTGCTTCGCAACCAAACCCTGTAAGTAACCTCACTGCTACGCAACCAAACCCTGTTGCAAGCCCATTTGGAACGCTTCCTGCTGTGCCTCAGATTTCAATTGGTCAAGGTGGAAATTCACCTTCGATTCAGTATGGAATCTCCAGCTTGCCT GTCGTTGATAGACCTGCACCGGCCAGAGTGTCATCGCTCCTGACTTCTCGACATCTTTTGCAAAGACGGGTCATGCTGCCTGCAAGAAAGTACCGTGCTGGGGATGATAGTCCGAAG GTTCCATTCTTCAGTGATGAAGAGAACTCCAATACACCTAGGGCTGATGCGTTTCTCACTCCAAGGGAAAACCCGAGAGCTTTGTTAATACGCTCACTTAAAAAGGAAACAGCAGCACCGCTGAAGGATGAGACGACCCCTCTGCAGGAGAATG GTAAGAGATCGAATGGGGTTATTACTAATGGAGCTAACAACGAGA ATAAGAGTAATGGTGAAGTTCGTGATGCTCCTCCGGTAAAAGCCAATGAGACACATGAAAATCACGGAGGCGACAAGAACGGCGCAAAGAGTTCACCAAGTAGAGCAGAGGTCGAGTCATTGCTGCCAAAGCTGCATCACGCTGAGTATTTCACAGAGCCCCGGGTCCAAGAACTAGCTGCAAAGGAAAGGGCTAATCCTGGTTATACCGGACGGGTGAGGGACTTTGTTGTCGGGAGACACGGTTACGGCAGCATAAAGTTTCTAGGAGAGACGGATGTGCGTAAGCTCGACTTGGAAAAGTTGGTTCAGTTCAACAACAGGGAAGTGCTTGTGTACATGGACGAGAGCCAGAAACCTCCTGTTGGTCAGGGACTGAACAAGCCAGCGGAAGTAACGTTGCTCAACATAAAATGCATGGACAAGAAGAGCGGGAAGCAAGTGAAGGAAGGCCCGAGGGTGGAGAAGTATAAGGAAATGCTCAAGAGGAAAGCTGAAGAACAAGGAGCTGAGTTTGTGTCTTATGATGCTGTGAATGGCGAGTGGAAGTTTAAGGTCGAACATTTTTAG
- the LOC106434962 gene encoding uncharacterized protein LOC106434962 isoform X1, with product MGGCVSTPKSCVGGRVRSSKRRKNRTRRKIHKKRAVSSSRLSDGSHLPSFNNPTFQASADEAWFDSNLAFETDCDDDFHSVEDVLSVKEAERISVSSMSSVKDSNLGGGSARNSLSVDEAAIISLSKSESALTDAKQPVYIDEISSNVGDDSSRKDEGLLESCGILPSNCLPCLNSTVPSIEKRRSLSSSPPGTRKKAALKLSFKWREGHATGPLFSTKMQLQRPVAGTQVPFCPLEKKMLDCWSIIEPSSFRVRSKTYFREKKKEFAPNYAAYNPFGVDVFLSQRKINHIAQYVELPVVSTTPTKLPSILVVNVQIPLYPAAIFQGETDGEGMNFVLYFKLSDNYLKELPPHFQESIQRLIDDEVEKVRGFAMDANVPFRERLKILGRVANVDDLQLNGAEKKLMNAYNEKPVLSRPQHEFYSGENYFEIDIDMHRFSYISRKGFEAFLDRLKNCVLDVGLTIQGNKPEELPEQILCCVRLNGIDYMNYHQLALGQEFL from the exons atgggaggTTGCGTGTCAACGCCTAAGAGCTGCGTAGGAGGGAGAGTAAGGTCAAGCAAGAGGAGAAAGAATCGGACAAGACGAAAGATTCATAAGAAGAGAGCTGTCTCTTCTTCTCGCTTATCTGACGGATCTCACCTTCCTTCCTTCAACAATCCCACCTTCCAAG CAAGCGCTGATGAAGCATGGTTTGATTCCAACCTCGCCTTTGAAACAGACTGTGATGATGATTTTCACAGCGTTGAAG ATGTGTTATCAGTAAAGGAAGCTGAGCGTATCTCAGTATCAAGCATGTCATCCGTGAAAGACTCCAACCTCGGAGGAGGCTCCGCTAGGAACTCTCTAAGCGTAGACGAAGCAGCCATCATCTCACTATCAAAGTCAGAGAGCGCTTTGACCGACGCTAAGCAGCCTGTTTACATAGACGAGATATCTTCAAACGTTGGCGATGACAGCTCGAGAAAAGACGAAGGGTTGCTGGAAAGCTGTGGGATTCTCCCCAGCAACTGTTTGCCTTGTCTTAACTCAACCGTTCCTTCTATTGAGAAGAGAAGGTCTCTAAGTTCTAGTCCTCCGGGTACGAGGAAGAAAGCTGCGCTTAAACTGTCTTTCAAGTGGAGAGAAGGTCACGCTACTGGTCCTTTAT TTTCTACGAAAATGCAGTTGCAGAGACCTGTGGCAGGTACTCAGGTTCCTTTCTGTCCGCTTGAAAAGAAGATGTTGGATTGTTGGTCTATCATTGAGCCAAGTAGCTTCCGTGTTCGTAGCAAAACTTATTTCAG agaaaagaagaaagagtttGCTCCAAACTATGCTGCATATAATCCCTTTGGTGTTGATGTATTCTTATCGCAACGTAAAATAAACCATATAGCGCAATACGTGGAGCTTCCTGTTGTTAGTACAACCCCGACCAAGCTCCCATCTATCCTCGTTGTAAATGTTCAG ATTCCTTTGTATCCAGCTGCAATCTTTCAAGGTGAAACTGATGGAGAAGGGATGAACTTTGTTTTATACTTTAAACTTTCtgataattatttaaaagaGCTTCCACCTCATTTTCAAGAAAGCATTCAG AGATTGATAGATGACGAGGTTGAGAAAGTAAGAGGCTTTGCTATGGATGCAAATGTGCCGTTTCGAGAGCGGTTAAAGATATTGGGGCGTGTTGCAAATGTGGATGATCTCCAGTTGAATGGTGCAGAGAAGAAGCTCATGAATGCTTATAATGAAAAGCCTGTGCTTTCTCGTCCTCAACATGAGTTTTATTCG GGTGAAAATTACTTTGAGATTGATATTGATATGCATAGATTCAGCTACATATCGAGGAAAGGGTTTGAAGCATTTTTAGATAGGCTCAAGAACTGTGTTCTTGATGTTGGACTCACCATTCAG GGGAATAAACCGGAGGAGTTACCGGAACAGATTCTGTGTTGCGTTCGGTTAAATGGGATTGATTACATGAATTATCATCAGTTAGCTCTTGGTCAAGAATTTCTATGA
- the LOC106434962 gene encoding uncharacterized protein LOC106434962 isoform X2, whose protein sequence is MGGCVSTPKSCVGGRVRSSKRRKNRTRRKIHKKRAVSSSRLSDGSHLPSFNNPTFQASADEAWFDSNLAFETDCDDDFHSVEVKEAERISVSSMSSVKDSNLGGGSARNSLSVDEAAIISLSKSESALTDAKQPVYIDEISSNVGDDSSRKDEGLLESCGILPSNCLPCLNSTVPSIEKRRSLSSSPPGTRKKAALKLSFKWREGHATGPLFSTKMQLQRPVAGTQVPFCPLEKKMLDCWSIIEPSSFRVRSKTYFREKKKEFAPNYAAYNPFGVDVFLSQRKINHIAQYVELPVVSTTPTKLPSILVVNVQIPLYPAAIFQGETDGEGMNFVLYFKLSDNYLKELPPHFQESIQRLIDDEVEKVRGFAMDANVPFRERLKILGRVANVDDLQLNGAEKKLMNAYNEKPVLSRPQHEFYSGENYFEIDIDMHRFSYISRKGFEAFLDRLKNCVLDVGLTIQGNKPEELPEQILCCVRLNGIDYMNYHQLALGQEFL, encoded by the exons atgggaggTTGCGTGTCAACGCCTAAGAGCTGCGTAGGAGGGAGAGTAAGGTCAAGCAAGAGGAGAAAGAATCGGACAAGACGAAAGATTCATAAGAAGAGAGCTGTCTCTTCTTCTCGCTTATCTGACGGATCTCACCTTCCTTCCTTCAACAATCCCACCTTCCAAG CAAGCGCTGATGAAGCATGGTTTGATTCCAACCTCGCCTTTGAAACAGACTGTGATGATGATTTTCACAGCGTTGAAG TAAAGGAAGCTGAGCGTATCTCAGTATCAAGCATGTCATCCGTGAAAGACTCCAACCTCGGAGGAGGCTCCGCTAGGAACTCTCTAAGCGTAGACGAAGCAGCCATCATCTCACTATCAAAGTCAGAGAGCGCTTTGACCGACGCTAAGCAGCCTGTTTACATAGACGAGATATCTTCAAACGTTGGCGATGACAGCTCGAGAAAAGACGAAGGGTTGCTGGAAAGCTGTGGGATTCTCCCCAGCAACTGTTTGCCTTGTCTTAACTCAACCGTTCCTTCTATTGAGAAGAGAAGGTCTCTAAGTTCTAGTCCTCCGGGTACGAGGAAGAAAGCTGCGCTTAAACTGTCTTTCAAGTGGAGAGAAGGTCACGCTACTGGTCCTTTAT TTTCTACGAAAATGCAGTTGCAGAGACCTGTGGCAGGTACTCAGGTTCCTTTCTGTCCGCTTGAAAAGAAGATGTTGGATTGTTGGTCTATCATTGAGCCAAGTAGCTTCCGTGTTCGTAGCAAAACTTATTTCAG agaaaagaagaaagagtttGCTCCAAACTATGCTGCATATAATCCCTTTGGTGTTGATGTATTCTTATCGCAACGTAAAATAAACCATATAGCGCAATACGTGGAGCTTCCTGTTGTTAGTACAACCCCGACCAAGCTCCCATCTATCCTCGTTGTAAATGTTCAG ATTCCTTTGTATCCAGCTGCAATCTTTCAAGGTGAAACTGATGGAGAAGGGATGAACTTTGTTTTATACTTTAAACTTTCtgataattatttaaaagaGCTTCCACCTCATTTTCAAGAAAGCATTCAG AGATTGATAGATGACGAGGTTGAGAAAGTAAGAGGCTTTGCTATGGATGCAAATGTGCCGTTTCGAGAGCGGTTAAAGATATTGGGGCGTGTTGCAAATGTGGATGATCTCCAGTTGAATGGTGCAGAGAAGAAGCTCATGAATGCTTATAATGAAAAGCCTGTGCTTTCTCGTCCTCAACATGAGTTTTATTCG GGTGAAAATTACTTTGAGATTGATATTGATATGCATAGATTCAGCTACATATCGAGGAAAGGGTTTGAAGCATTTTTAGATAGGCTCAAGAACTGTGTTCTTGATGTTGGACTCACCATTCAG GGGAATAAACCGGAGGAGTTACCGGAACAGATTCTGTGTTGCGTTCGGTTAAATGGGATTGATTACATGAATTATCATCAGTTAGCTCTTGGTCAAGAATTTCTATGA